A section of the Ignavibacteriales bacterium genome encodes:
- a CDS encoding ABC transporter permease produces the protein MWQYIVKNFFQSILIIIGVITVTFSLLYIVPGDPARMLLGQRADVESVEAVREELGLNKPLYVQYFNFLEKALHGDLGRSYSTNREVVKTILDKLPATALLACSAMFISAILGVLIGVISSVKPYSFTDNAAMVFALFGISIPQFVFALIMALIFGSILKWFPISGYINQGWQYLILPMVTLALRPLSIIARVTRSSMMEVMNKDYIRTAKAKGLNKNVVIFKHSLRNALNPVVTTLSASLAATLGGQFFIEYIFNWPGIGLLAVDSILKLDFPMVQGTVLFAAIVFVVINFLVDIIYAWLDPKVKL, from the coding sequence ATGTGGCAGTATATAGTTAAAAACTTCTTTCAGTCAATTCTCATAATAATCGGGGTTATTACCGTAACTTTCTCACTATTATATATAGTGCCGGGAGATCCTGCCAGAATGCTCCTTGGACAGAGAGCCGATGTGGAATCAGTAGAAGCCGTTCGCGAAGAGTTAGGATTAAATAAACCATTATACGTTCAATATTTCAATTTTCTCGAAAAAGCTCTACACGGCGACCTGGGTAGGTCGTACTCCACAAACCGAGAAGTAGTAAAGACGATCCTCGACAAACTTCCTGCGACAGCTTTACTTGCATGCAGCGCGATGTTTATCTCGGCAATCCTGGGAGTGCTGATAGGTGTTATTTCATCCGTAAAACCATATTCCTTTACAGATAATGCAGCGATGGTTTTTGCTCTCTTTGGGATATCTATACCCCAATTCGTCTTTGCACTTATAATGGCGTTAATTTTCGGCTCGATATTGAAGTGGTTTCCAATATCCGGGTACATAAACCAGGGGTGGCAGTATCTTATTCTGCCTATGGTCACGCTTGCACTAAGACCTTTATCTATTATTGCGAGGGTAACGCGGTCATCGATGATGGAGGTGATGAATAAAGATTATATCAGAACGGCAAAAGCCAAGGGTTTAAATAAAAACGTTGTTATCTTTAAACATTCATTGAGAAACGCACTTAATCCGGTGGTTACTACATTAAGCGCATCGCTTGCGGCTACGCTCGGCGGGCAATTTTTCATAGAGTATATCTTTAACTGGCCGGGCATTGGTCTGCTCGCTGTAGATTCAATATTAAAGCTAGATTTTCCTATGGTACAGGGAACAGTACTTTTTGCGGCTATTGTATTTGTGGTAATAAACTTCCTCGTAGATATAATCTACGCATGGCTGGATCCTAAAGTAAAACTGTAA
- the pyrF gene encoding orotidine-5'-phosphate decarboxylase: MSYLQKLEKIVKKNNSNVVIGLDTDIEKIPAIFKDDSNPMLEFNKRIVAATKNDVAGYKLNMAFYEEAGGIGLTAMRETVKYIPKEMIVICDAKRGDMGNTDEMYAKAYFDNYDFDAITFSPYLGSDSIEPFLKRKGKLVYVLALTSNPGGKDLQMLKAGGKYIYEKVIELGMKWGKPDNVGFVIGANHPAEIKKVLAKYKNVSLLLPGVGAQKADVKKLLSSLSNRNFLINSSRSIIYAAGDKCKEEDFEGKILDAVDKLNETINGNLDL, translated from the coding sequence TTGAGTTACCTACAAAAGCTTGAAAAGATAGTAAAGAAAAACAATTCTAATGTCGTTATCGGTCTGGATACCGACATTGAAAAAATTCCCGCCATTTTCAAAGATGATTCCAACCCAATGCTGGAGTTTAATAAGAGGATCGTAGCCGCAACAAAGAATGATGTCGCCGGTTATAAACTCAACATGGCTTTTTACGAGGAAGCAGGCGGGATAGGTCTCACTGCCATGAGAGAGACAGTGAAGTACATTCCAAAAGAAATGATCGTGATATGTGATGCGAAACGAGGTGACATGGGCAATACGGATGAAATGTACGCGAAAGCTTATTTCGATAATTATGATTTCGATGCGATAACATTCAGTCCTTATCTTGGATCGGATTCTATAGAACCTTTTCTGAAAAGGAAAGGGAAGCTGGTATATGTACTTGCGCTAACGTCAAATCCCGGGGGCAAAGATCTGCAAATGCTCAAAGCCGGGGGCAAATATATATACGAGAAAGTAATAGAACTAGGAATGAAATGGGGTAAGCCGGATAATGTAGGGTTTGTCATCGGGGCAAATCATCCTGCTGAGATAAAGAAAGTGCTTGCGAAATATAAAAATGTGTCGCTGTTATTACCCGGAGTGGGGGCTCAGAAAGCTGATGTTAAAAAGCTGTTGAGTAGTCTCAGCAACAGGAATTTTTTAATAAATTCCAGCCGTTCCATAATATATGCGGCAGGAGATAAATGCAAGGAAGAGGATTTCGAGGGAAAAATACTGGATGCAGTGGATAAGCTGAATGAAACTATAAATGGGAATTTAGACTTATAA
- the mrdA gene encoding penicillin-binding protein 2, producing MSDAAKKYVFYGLVLMVAVVLVFRLVQLQLMNQSEYGKESMSNSTKTVTIIPPRGLMYDRNGKVVVDNRPSYSVMITPSQFDTNQIQEIAGLIQMEPAEIREILKGVRGTNRFNPTRIKRDVDFPVISYLSENEDRLIGVDYQVEALRYYPNDFRGSHIFGYTKEISEKQLKNQVGNYYKQGDIIGIKGLEKEYETYLRGEKGYEFIAVDVKGREMGSVNDGKDNIAPINGSDLMLSIDSELQAYAEKLMKNYKGAIIAMDPRTGEILCMVSKPDFDLSIFSGPTDKAVLNALMTDEGKPLFNRATMTNYPPGSTWKMMMGLAGMGSGTITPTSTIVCGGSFTFGTKTFMDHGAYGPINVVTAIEHSSNVFFYKLALQIGLDNYHKFGTMLGFGKKTGIDIPEELPGRLPSVEYYNKVYGEGKWTQGYIVSLGIGQGELGVTPIQMAAYTSAIAMDGLYWQPHFVKKVVNPNTQQEETPQFQSRQIDIPKKYFEVVKKGMYLVVNGNGTATNIKNQDFKLAGKTGTAQNSGGPNHSWFVGFAPYDDPRIAVCVLGEGAGWGNVFGAPAAGAIMVRFLSGNSLDIFNPDSNIKSVGD from the coding sequence ATGAGCGATGCGGCAAAGAAATATGTTTTTTACGGACTGGTTTTAATGGTCGCTGTCGTACTGGTATTCAGGCTGGTACAGTTGCAATTGATGAATCAGAGTGAATACGGTAAGGAGTCTATGTCAAACTCCACCAAGACTGTTACTATTATTCCGCCGAGAGGTTTGATGTACGACAGGAACGGGAAGGTTGTTGTGGATAACCGTCCGTCGTACAGCGTTATGATCACACCATCTCAATTCGACACCAACCAGATACAGGAAATAGCCGGACTTATCCAGATGGAACCCGCCGAGATCAGGGAGATCCTTAAAGGAGTTAGAGGTACTAACAGGTTTAATCCAACAAGAATTAAAAGGGACGTCGATTTCCCCGTAATATCATACCTTTCCGAAAATGAAGACAGGTTGATAGGTGTTGATTACCAGGTTGAAGCATTAAGGTATTATCCGAATGATTTCAGAGGGTCGCATATATTCGGCTACACAAAGGAGATTTCAGAGAAACAATTAAAGAATCAGGTCGGGAATTATTATAAGCAGGGTGATATAATTGGAATAAAAGGGCTTGAGAAGGAGTATGAAACCTATTTAAGAGGAGAAAAGGGTTACGAGTTCATCGCGGTCGATGTAAAGGGCAGAGAGATGGGAAGCGTTAACGACGGCAAGGACAACATTGCGCCTATTAACGGTTCGGATCTTATGCTCAGTATAGACAGTGAGCTACAAGCATACGCTGAAAAATTAATGAAGAATTACAAGGGAGCTATTATTGCAATGGATCCCAGGACAGGGGAGATACTGTGCATGGTATCAAAGCCGGATTTTGACCTTTCCATATTTTCCGGTCCAACTGACAAAGCTGTACTCAATGCCTTGATGACAGATGAAGGTAAACCGCTTTTTAACAGGGCGACGATGACAAACTATCCGCCAGGATCGACCTGGAAGATGATGATGGGGCTTGCCGGAATGGGTTCAGGCACAATAACACCGACTTCGACAATAGTATGCGGTGGTTCTTTTACATTCGGAACGAAGACATTCATGGATCACGGTGCATACGGACCAATAAATGTTGTTACAGCAATTGAACACTCTTCAAACGTATTCTTCTATAAGCTTGCTTTGCAAATAGGTCTGGATAATTATCATAAGTTTGGTACGATGCTAGGATTTGGTAAAAAGACCGGAATAGATATTCCGGAAGAGCTTCCGGGCAGATTGCCTTCGGTAGAGTACTATAATAAAGTTTATGGTGAAGGTAAGTGGACACAGGGTTATATAGTCAGTCTCGGCATAGGACAGGGAGAGCTCGGTGTAACACCTATTCAAATGGCAGCATATACCTCGGCAATCGCAATGGACGGATTATACTGGCAGCCGCACTTTGTTAAGAAGGTTGTAAATCCGAACACACAACAGGAAGAAACACCACAGTTCCAGAGCAGGCAGATAGATATACCAAAGAAATATTTTGAAGTAGTGAAGAAAGGCATGTACCTGGTCGTAAATGGAAATGGAACTGCGACAAACATAAAAAATCAAGATTTCAAACTTGCAGGCAAGACCGGAACTGCACAGAATTCAGGCGGACCAAATCACTCTTGGTTTGTTGGTTTTGCACCTTATGATGATCCGAGAATAGCCGTATGTGTTTTGGGTGAAGGAGCGGGCTGGGGTAACGTATTCGGTGCGCCGGCAGCAGGAGCAATAATGGTGAGATTCCTTAGCGGAAATTCTTTGGATATCTTTAATCCTGATTCCAATATAAAATCGGTTGGGGACTAG
- a CDS encoding dCTP deaminase, whose translation MILTDKQILKEIKNKNILIKPYRKECLGTNSYDVHLGEWLAVYNDDILDAKAHNKITHMKIPDKGIILLPSRLYLGVTEEYTETLTCVPFLEGKSSVGRLGIDIHATAGKGDVGFKNNWTLEISVRQPVRVYTGMPIGQLIYFAVDGEVETPYDKKKSAKYNKKTVKPVESMMWKNKF comes from the coding sequence ATGATCCTTACCGACAAGCAGATCCTCAAAGAGATCAAAAACAAAAACATTTTAATTAAGCCTTACCGTAAAGAGTGTCTTGGAACAAACAGCTATGACGTTCATCTCGGCGAATGGCTGGCAGTTTATAATGATGATATACTCGACGCAAAAGCCCATAACAAGATAACCCATATGAAGATCCCTGATAAAGGAATTATTTTGTTGCCATCCAGACTATACCTGGGTGTGACTGAAGAATACACAGAGACTCTCACATGTGTGCCCTTCCTGGAAGGCAAATCGAGTGTGGGGCGTCTTGGGATAGACATTCACGCTACTGCGGGTAAGGGTGATGTAGGTTTTAAAAATAACTGGACACTGGAAATATCGGTAAGACAGCCAGTAAGAGTATATACGGGCATGCCTATTGGTCAGCTTATATATTTTGCGGTCGATGGTGAAGTAGAGACACCTTATGATAAAAAGAAATCTGCGAAGTACAATAAGAAAACTGTAAAGCCCGTCGAATCAATGATGTGGAAAAATAAATTCTAA
- the rodA gene encoding rod shape-determining protein RodA → MLKDFFKKFDVLLLLTTVAIVTIGIIAIYSASFSNEGDTDYYKKQMMFAIVGFVLMIVINYVPSKYLSNTSYILYAISLLGLIAVLVVGKKISGQRSWFSIGSFGIQPSEFAKLATIMALGRFFAAEDKERDIKNPKTFIIAALIVLAPVALIMKQPDMGTVLVFLAMTIPIFFWAGLPTYVVFAIVSPAIVAVCSFFGLYYMIGALVLVAIVLYMWFKQRWIIALIIMFVNIAAGLSVDYVYGKLQPYQQRRIMAVFDPTSDPLGSGYNVIQSKVAIGSGGLMGKGYLQGTQTQLKFIPEQWTDFIFCMVGEEFGFIGAIVLLILYFIIIFQLINSAYFARNKFLSICCIGFATVFLFHLFVNIGMTVGIMPVIGIPLPLVSYGVSSLLSFMMMLGIGMNAYRNRKLYM, encoded by the coding sequence ATGCTGAAAGATTTTTTCAAAAAATTCGACGTACTTCTCCTGCTTACGACGGTTGCAATAGTTACCATTGGTATAATTGCAATATACAGTGCTTCTTTTAGCAATGAAGGTGATACCGATTACTATAAAAAGCAAATGATGTTTGCTATCGTTGGTTTTGTTCTTATGATCGTAATAAATTATGTCCCTTCGAAATATCTCAGTAATACATCATACATTTTATACGCAATATCTTTATTGGGTCTTATTGCGGTTCTTGTAGTTGGTAAGAAAATATCCGGACAAAGGAGCTGGTTTAGTATAGGAAGTTTTGGCATACAGCCGTCGGAGTTTGCTAAGCTGGCGACTATAATGGCTCTGGGAAGATTCTTTGCTGCGGAGGATAAAGAGCGCGATATAAAAAATCCAAAGACATTTATAATAGCGGCGCTTATAGTACTGGCACCGGTTGCTTTGATCATGAAACAGCCGGACATGGGAACGGTGCTGGTATTTCTTGCGATGACGATCCCTATCTTTTTCTGGGCTGGTCTCCCGACATATGTGGTATTTGCAATTGTTTCTCCGGCAATCGTAGCAGTGTGTTCATTCTTTGGGTTGTACTATATGATAGGAGCGCTTGTGTTGGTTGCTATTGTACTATATATGTGGTTTAAACAGCGGTGGATCATTGCGCTTATAATAATGTTCGTGAATATTGCAGCGGGACTATCGGTGGATTACGTCTACGGTAAGCTTCAGCCATACCAACAGAGGAGGATCATGGCAGTATTCGACCCGACATCAGACCCGCTTGGAAGCGGATATAACGTAATTCAGTCAAAAGTTGCAATCGGATCGGGCGGATTAATGGGTAAAGGCTACTTGCAGGGTACTCAAACTCAGCTAAAATTCATCCCTGAGCAGTGGACGGATTTCATATTTTGCATGGTAGGTGAAGAATTTGGTTTTATAGGAGCGATTGTCTTACTCATTTTGTATTTTATTATTATCTTTCAGCTTATAAACAGCGCTTACTTCGCACGGAATAAGTTCCTGAGCATATGCTGTATAGGTTTTGCGACTGTGTTCCTTTTCCATTTATTTGTAAATATAGGTATGACGGTGGGAATAATGCCGGTAATAGGTATTCCACTGCCTCTTGTAAGCTATGGTGTTTCATCGTTGCTGTCGTTTATGATGATGCTGGGTATAGGTATGAATGCATATAGAAATAGAAAATTATATATGTAG
- a CDS encoding ABC transporter substrate-binding protein, translated as MKSKIIILSVLVLSFFVSSCGDKQEGTFETLNGGVKSGGIFRINETEDIRSLDPVRINDVVSHHVAHQIYDGLIDLDSNLQLVPQLAQTWEISEDGLLYTFHLRKGVYFHDNKCFPDGKGREITAKDVKYSFDRVCDPRTQTIGYSYYKNYVEGAEEYYNHIKEARDNNKEPTMDGVSGYVVKDDSTFQVKLKQPFGPFIYYITLTYGYVVPKEAVDMYGQDYFQNPVGSGPFIFVDWKPDLELNMKRNPNYWMKDEFGNQLPYLEGAKFRFIKDNAAQQLEFTNGSLDESYRIPNETFRDVVGEDGNLTPAFSQYILQKAPTLSIQYYGFLTSGNLFNNKKLRQALNYAIDKEKIVKFVVNGQAFGPAIHGIVPPSMPDYPINDIKGYDYNPTKAKELLTEAGYPGGKGLNVKLQINSGGDRNLQVAEAIQAMLKEVGVNMSLEIIPFAQHLDNIDAGRADMWRLGWVADYPDPENFLNLYWGANVPKDPKQISPLNSTRYINPEFDKLFEQAIKTTDKTERYKLYAQAEQIAVDDAPMMYLYYDQDFRLLQPYVRGYALDPMHRVNFRLLWLDK; from the coding sequence ATGAAAAGTAAGATAATTATTTTATCGGTCCTGGTTCTGTCTTTTTTCGTTTCTTCATGCGGAGATAAGCAAGAGGGTACATTTGAAACCCTTAATGGGGGTGTGAAAAGCGGTGGAATCTTCAGGATAAATGAAACCGAGGATATCAGAAGCCTCGATCCGGTAAGGATAAACGATGTGGTGTCGCACCATGTAGCACACCAGATATACGACGGACTTATAGATCTGGATTCCAATTTACAGCTTGTGCCGCAGCTGGCGCAAACCTGGGAGATATCCGAGGATGGGTTGCTATATACTTTTCATTTGAGAAAGGGTGTATATTTCCATGACAATAAATGTTTCCCCGACGGAAAGGGAAGGGAGATAACGGCGAAGGATGTAAAATATTCTTTTGACAGGGTATGCGATCCAAGGACACAGACGATCGGGTATTCATATTACAAGAATTATGTCGAAGGTGCGGAGGAATATTATAACCACATTAAGGAAGCAAGAGATAATAATAAAGAGCCAACCATGGACGGAGTGTCAGGCTATGTTGTAAAAGATGATTCTACTTTTCAGGTAAAGCTTAAACAGCCATTCGGACCATTCATTTATTACATTACACTTACTTACGGATATGTAGTACCAAAAGAAGCAGTAGATATGTACGGGCAGGATTATTTTCAGAACCCGGTTGGAAGCGGACCGTTTATTTTTGTCGATTGGAAGCCCGATCTCGAATTGAATATGAAACGAAATCCAAATTACTGGATGAAAGATGAATTCGGAAACCAGCTTCCATACTTAGAAGGCGCGAAGTTCAGGTTCATTAAAGATAATGCAGCACAGCAATTGGAATTTACGAACGGCTCACTCGATGAAAGTTACAGGATTCCCAATGAAACATTCAGAGACGTAGTAGGTGAGGACGGTAACCTTACTCCTGCTTTCTCGCAATACATTTTACAAAAAGCTCCTACGCTATCTATCCAATATTACGGTTTCCTTACTTCAGGTAACCTGTTTAACAATAAAAAACTCAGACAGGCTCTTAACTATGCGATAGATAAAGAAAAGATAGTAAAGTTCGTTGTAAACGGACAGGCTTTCGGTCCGGCAATTCACGGAATAGTACCTCCATCGATGCCGGATTATCCAATAAATGATATAAAGGGTTATGACTATAATCCAACTAAAGCTAAAGAGCTGCTAACCGAAGCCGGTTACCCGGGTGGAAAGGGTTTGAATGTAAAACTTCAGATCAATTCCGGAGGTGACAGAAATCTACAGGTAGCTGAAGCAATACAGGCTATGCTTAAAGAAGTTGGCGTAAATATGAGCCTCGAGATCATACCATTTGCCCAACATCTGGATAATATCGATGCCGGAAGGGCGGATATGTGGAGATTGGGTTGGGTAGCTGATTACCCGGATCCCGAGAATTTCCTTAATTTATACTGGGGAGCCAATGTTCCCAAGGATCCTAAGCAGATCAGCCCTCTAAACAGTACTCGATATATTAACCCGGAATTTGATAAATTATTTGAGCAAGCTATTAAAACTACTGATAAAACAGAAAGGTATAAATTATATGCTCAGGCAGAGCAAATTGCGGTAGATGATGCACCTATGATGTATCTTTACTACGACCAGGACTTCCGATTATTACAGCCCTATGTACGCGGATACGCCCTAGATCCAATGCATAGAGTAAATTTTAGGCTCTTATGGCTTGATAAATAA
- the mreD gene encoding rod shape-determining protein MreD: MIISYIKYIVILVLLIFIQDQLIWLLSITKYQITPDIVIIMIAYIAAKEGQMFGTITGFVAGMLLDILGGSFLGLSALSYSVAGFAGGYFFNPDNDKYLIKYNFLWVVFVCAFTSNFIYYNIFLQGALLSFFDILLKYILPSTTYTIIISLVYAVIPRRGEMKKVY, translated from the coding sequence TTGATAATATCGTATATAAAATACATTGTAATCCTCGTTCTTTTGATATTTATCCAGGATCAGCTTATATGGTTATTATCCATTACTAAATACCAGATCACTCCGGATATTGTGATAATAATGATAGCATACATTGCGGCGAAAGAGGGGCAGATGTTTGGTACTATAACCGGATTTGTGGCGGGGATGCTGCTGGACATATTAGGAGGCTCGTTCCTTGGATTATCAGCTCTGTCTTATTCGGTGGCAGGATTTGCGGGAGGATACTTTTTTAATCCGGACAATGATAAATATCTTATCAAGTATAATTTCTTATGGGTTGTGTTTGTATGCGCATTTACAAGCAATTTTATATACTATAATATTTTCTTACAGGGAGCTTTACTATCGTTTTTCGATATACTATTGAAATATATTTTACCTTCGACCACGTATACTATAATAATAAGTTTAGTATATGCGGTAATACCGAGGCGCGGGGAGATGAAAAAAGTTTATTAA
- the dprA gene encoding DNA-protecting protein DprA, giving the protein MSEFRKIDGFDIGIISDLSRVKDKQNLYEDEFNKILDKCDADDVKMVSILDEDYPVNLRTIFDAPVLLYYKGSLNENDKYSLSVVGTRVPTEYGKIICKQLVEGISELGIPIISGMANGIDTVAHMTALDCGNITYAVLGSGLDVIYPPENVKLYEKITQSGAVISELDFGSIPDRVNFPRRNRIICGISLGTLVVESGAKGGSLITAQLALDQNREVFAVPGYANSKKSSGTNELIKRGYAKMVTNVDDILSELEYKVAPLVRKPKDDMNEELIRNLNIIEKQIYVKLDYQPMNIDAINMETGLPVSDCLVNLLSLELKGLVRQIPGKNFIKV; this is encoded by the coding sequence TTGTCGGAATTCAGAAAAATAGATGGCTTTGATATTGGTATTATAAGTGATCTTAGCAGGGTCAAAGATAAACAGAATCTGTATGAAGATGAGTTCAATAAGATTCTGGATAAATGTGATGCTGATGATGTGAAAATGGTTTCGATCCTGGACGAAGATTACCCGGTTAACCTTCGGACGATATTTGACGCGCCTGTTCTTTTATATTACAAAGGAAGTTTAAATGAAAATGATAAGTATTCATTAAGTGTGGTGGGTACTCGTGTGCCAACTGAATATGGTAAGATTATCTGCAAACAACTAGTCGAGGGGATATCGGAGCTTGGAATTCCAATTATAAGCGGGATGGCAAACGGTATAGATACTGTTGCTCATATGACTGCTTTAGATTGCGGGAATATTACTTACGCGGTGTTAGGATCAGGTCTCGATGTGATATATCCGCCGGAAAATGTGAAACTATATGAGAAGATAACACAATCCGGGGCTGTGATATCGGAGCTAGATTTTGGAAGCATACCGGATAGAGTAAATTTTCCGCGCAGGAACAGGATAATATGCGGGATTTCGCTTGGTACACTTGTTGTAGAGTCCGGTGCAAAGGGAGGTTCTTTGATAACCGCCCAGCTTGCGCTGGACCAGAATAGGGAAGTATTTGCTGTGCCAGGATATGCTAATTCTAAAAAATCCTCCGGTACTAACGAGCTTATAAAAAGAGGTTATGCGAAAATGGTAACGAATGTAGATGATATACTTAGCGAGCTTGAATACAAAGTTGCCCCACTGGTAAGGAAACCGAAGGATGATATGAATGAGGAACTTATTCGCAACCTTAATATTATTGAGAAGCAAATATATGTGAAGTTGGATTACCAACCGATGAATATCGATGCGATTAACATGGAAACCGGTCTGCCGGTTTCTGACTGCCTTGTGAACTTGCTTTCGCTTGAATTAAAGGGTTTGGTCAGGCAGATACCGGGAAAGAATTTCATCAAGGTATGA
- a CDS encoding C40 family peptidase, whose amino-acid sequence MEKLRYSVPVALLLLLGIMLTGCSTGSDLSRDERDQKDARDYKTSQIVSTSEVLKEKSSIDKDNLESLSSSLERFIVESNLLSSADQDEVMYKVIEYLNTPYLWGGTSKRGIDCSAFVQTVMYQSLGVLLPRTSLEQSSVGETIEREDLKFGDLLFFDTMNKGRTTHVGIYLEDGYFVHSGSRTGVAVASLNSDFYSSHFLHAKRVINPEDLKTSDEE is encoded by the coding sequence ATGGAGAAATTAAGATACTCCGTGCCAGTAGCACTTTTGTTATTATTAGGAATTATGCTAACAGGATGCTCGACCGGTTCGGATCTATCAAGGGATGAAAGAGATCAAAAAGACGCTCGTGATTACAAGACTTCACAAATTGTATCCACTAGCGAAGTTTTAAAAGAGAAGTCATCCATCGATAAAGATAATTTAGAATCTTTATCAAGTTCACTAGAAAGATTCATAGTCGAATCAAACCTTCTATCATCAGCAGATCAAGACGAAGTGATGTACAAAGTTATCGAGTACTTAAATACTCCTTATCTTTGGGGCGGTACTTCAAAGAGAGGTATTGACTGCTCTGCATTTGTGCAGACGGTTATGTACCAGTCTCTCGGGGTATTACTACCCAGGACATCGCTCGAGCAGTCTTCTGTCGGTGAAACTATTGAAAGGGAAGATCTTAAATTCGGCGACCTGCTTTTCTTTGACACAATGAACAAAGGCAGAACAACACACGTGGGAATTTATCTTGAGGACGGATATTTTGTTCACTCAGGTTCAAGGACCGGTGTTGCAGTTGCTTCATTAAACTCCGATTTTTACTCAAGCCACTTCTTACACGCAAAAAGAGTAATAAACCCGGAAGACCTTAAAACAAGCGACGAAGAATAG
- a CDS encoding DUF3109 family protein: protein MKLSLDEYIIDDRIFDVKFSCDLEKCKGACCTLEGTLGAPILEEEIDKIEKTIPFAKKYLTNKHKKILDREEFYLEYEGEYHLNNVNDNDCVFSFYEDGIAKCSIQKAYYNGEVKFIKPISCQLFPIRVSGKGRNIFRYEKMYECRDALDKGKEDGVTIFEYVKSGIERGFGKKFYKSLKERFISKDA, encoded by the coding sequence ATGAAGCTGAGCCTGGATGAATATATTATCGATGACAGGATATTTGATGTGAAGTTTTCTTGTGATCTGGAAAAATGTAAAGGTGCATGCTGTACTCTGGAAGGTACTCTTGGAGCGCCGATACTCGAGGAAGAAATTGACAAAATAGAGAAAACAATCCCTTTTGCTAAAAAGTACTTAACTAATAAGCATAAGAAGATATTGGACAGGGAAGAGTTTTATCTGGAGTATGAAGGTGAGTATCACTTGAATAATGTGAATGATAATGACTGTGTTTTTTCATTTTATGAGGACGGTATTGCTAAGTGTTCTATACAAAAGGCGTATTACAACGGTGAAGTAAAGTTTATTAAACCGATCTCGTGCCAGCTTTTTCCTATCAGGGTATCCGGAAAAGGGCGTAATATCTTCAGATATGAAAAAATGTACGAGTGCAGGGATGCCCTGGATAAGGGCAAAGAAGATGGAGTTACAATATTTGAATATGTTAAAAGCGGTATTGAAAGAGGATTTGGTAAAAAGTTTTACAAAAGTTTAAAAGAGAGATTTATTTCAAAAGATGCTTAA